In Paraflavitalea devenefica, the following are encoded in one genomic region:
- a CDS encoding M20/M25/M40 family metallo-hydrolase, which translates to MTKTRTLRLILAFLLFSTHSFAQKLKKADKAAIANLQAHISFLADDKLEGRRAGTNGEKLAREYISTQFQQAGLQPKGDNSSWFQAFEINDGKQINSNTFFFINNHELKLNDEFFPLAGSPNTSLEEAVSIALPEQGVPWFFDLKEILEEQKDNPHFDLMQAIRTKAAKVADKGANALIIYNSSAIADGLKFDGKDRAETARIPVIYIANKVKQTHLKDESATYDIKIKVAIGDKKRTGHNVAGYIDNGATTTVVLGAHYDHLGYGEDNNSMLRTGEKLIHNGADDNASGTAALIELGKLLKVSKNKSNNYLLIAFSGEELGLNGSKYFTEHPTVDLQQVSYMINMDMVGRLNDSSKTVTVGGYGTSPFWGEALGKLTTKKQPLTLKFDSSGTGPSDHTSFYRKDLPVLFFFTGLHNDYHRPSDDADKINYTGEWQIIKLIEEIIQAAGPKGKLAFTKTREVQTSTSTRFSVTMGIMPDYTFSGSGVRVDGVSDNRPAKKAGIKTGDVIVQLGDFSTTSMEGYMQALSKFKKGDKARVKYKRGEETLETEVEF; encoded by the coding sequence ATGACGAAGACCCGAACCTTGCGTTTGATTCTTGCCTTCTTGCTATTTAGTACCCACTCTTTTGCTCAAAAGTTAAAAAAAGCTGATAAAGCAGCCATTGCCAACCTGCAGGCACATATCAGTTTTCTGGCAGATGACAAACTGGAAGGGCGCCGGGCAGGCACAAACGGGGAAAAACTCGCCCGGGAATATATCAGCACTCAATTCCAGCAGGCAGGCCTTCAACCCAAAGGCGACAACAGTAGCTGGTTCCAGGCTTTTGAGATCAATGATGGCAAGCAAATTAACAGCAATACTTTTTTCTTTATCAATAACCATGAGCTGAAGCTGAATGACGAATTTTTCCCCCTGGCCGGCAGTCCCAACACCAGCCTGGAGGAAGCCGTTTCTATTGCTTTGCCCGAACAGGGTGTGCCCTGGTTCTTTGACCTGAAAGAAATACTGGAAGAGCAGAAAGACAACCCTCATTTTGACCTGATGCAGGCCATCAGAACAAAAGCAGCGAAGGTGGCCGATAAAGGCGCCAACGCCCTGATTATTTATAACAGTTCGGCTATTGCAGATGGTTTAAAGTTTGATGGGAAAGACCGTGCAGAAACCGCTCGTATTCCTGTTATTTATATCGCCAATAAGGTAAAGCAGACGCACCTGAAGGATGAATCGGCTACCTATGATATTAAGATCAAGGTGGCTATCGGCGATAAAAAACGCACCGGCCACAATGTAGCAGGATATATTGACAACGGGGCCACCACCACGGTGGTGCTGGGCGCCCATTATGACCACCTGGGCTATGGAGAAGATAATAACTCCATGCTGCGCACCGGTGAAAAGCTGATCCACAACGGCGCCGATGACAATGCCAGCGGCACGGCCGCCCTGATAGAGCTGGGCAAGCTGCTGAAGGTTTCCAAAAACAAAAGCAATAATTATTTACTAATCGCCTTTTCGGGGGAAGAGCTGGGCCTGAATGGCTCCAAATACTTTACGGAACATCCTACTGTTGACCTGCAACAGGTAAGTTATATGATCAATATGGATATGGTGGGCCGGCTGAATGATTCCAGTAAAACAGTAACGGTAGGCGGCTATGGCACTTCTCCTTTCTGGGGTGAAGCGCTTGGCAAACTGACCACGAAAAAACAACCTTTGACCCTGAAGTTTGACAGCAGCGGCACCGGCCCCAGCGACCATACTTCTTTTTACCGGAAAGATCTACCGGTGTTGTTCTTCTTCACCGGACTGCACAACGATTACCACCGCCCTTCCGACGATGCTGACAAGATCAATTATACCGGCGAGTGGCAGATCATTAAGCTGATTGAAGAAATTATACAGGCAGCCGGTCCCAAAGGGAAACTGGCTTTCACCAAAACCCGTGAAGTACAAACCAGCACTTCCACCCGCTTCAGCGTTACGATGGGCATTATGCCGGATTATACTTTCAGCGGCAGCGGTGTGCGGGTGGATGGCGTAAGCGACAACCGGCCAGCCAAGAAAGCGGGTATTAAAACCGGCGACGTTATTGTACAACTGGGTGATTTCTCCACGACTTCGATGGAAGGCTATATGCAGGCGCTTTCAAAGTTTAAAAAGGGAGACAAGGCAAGGGTGAAGTATAAAAGGGGTGAAGAAACCCTGGAAACAGAGGTGGAGTTTTAA
- a CDS encoding TonB-dependent receptor: MSKILTLLILLTGLGTAALAQKGSVKGKLADSTYKEILSEATVSILDIKDSSVVAYTISNAKGEFEIKNLDTGTFRLSISYQGYQPFFKRITIKPDAPAIDLATVYMDKKTTMLEEVVVEAPPIQVKKDTIEFRANAFKTKPNATAEDLLKKVPGVQVDKEGNVKAQGEDVQKVYVDGKEFFGSDPKLATKNITADMIESVQVFDDMSDQAKFTRIDDGSRSKTINIRLKKDRRKGYFGRAVVGGGYSEEDKDFRYDGSFNFSRFNGDRRISILGQANNINKQSFSFNDISGGGGGGGRGGFGGGGFGGGGFGGGGFGGGGFGGGGRGGGGFGALSSGASGGITKALSGGINYTDKWTPRMDITGSYFYSNTNNHAEQTIRRVTNLSDAQVTDTSFTQNEYSGSDTKNQNHRFNIRYEVAIDSMNSLLYTPTATIQRSETFTNQLDSIYRYSPKAGLTYLSNSFQTTNYSERESYNVNNNLLYRRKFLKPGRTLTLGLNNSINNSETDGRVLSPILSYDMSGDTIQQTRQDFISNLKTKSTSTVVSSSYTEPIGHNKLIELNYAYTNSHSTSDRKAFDLNPTSGKYEDVNLAQTNYFENDNIKHRTGANFRVQTTKYNFQLGGAMEFSELNSHTIRPLTSKDTTVKQSFVNFQPIARLNFTFSRTKNLRISYMGRTNQPTVTQLQDAPDFSNLLQVTNGNPFLKQEYNNFVNVNYSTFNVATFRFFSANLNFNNTSNKIVNMVENLPDKYKEIDTVPGAQYITPVNLNGSFSTSSFLTLGLPLKGKLKGSNLNFNSNASYNRTAGVLNKNKYFTNTLAITQTAGINLDIKGLNLGLNGSFTYNNVGYSGNVTFQEQKYYTQVYSVDLSYTFLKSLVYSTDFDYTITTGRGEGYNQSIPLWNTSLAMQIFKKKNGEIKVSVNDLLNQNQSITRTVQDNYIQDSRSLVLKRYFMLTFTYNLNRSGGPNQGGRGEGGPNMPRQIQRMMRN, translated from the coding sequence ATGAGCAAGATATTGACCCTCTTGATTTTACTGACCGGATTGGGAACTGCCGCCTTAGCACAGAAGGGGAGTGTAAAAGGTAAGCTCGCCGATTCTACCTATAAGGAGATATTGTCAGAAGCTACTGTTTCCATATTAGATATCAAGGATTCTTCCGTGGTAGCCTATACCATTTCAAATGCCAAAGGGGAGTTTGAGATCAAAAACCTCGATACGGGTACTTTCCGCCTCAGCATTTCCTACCAGGGCTATCAGCCTTTTTTCAAAAGGATCACTATTAAGCCTGATGCGCCAGCCATTGATCTTGCTACTGTATACATGGACAAAAAGACCACTATGCTTGAAGAGGTGGTAGTGGAAGCGCCGCCTATACAGGTGAAGAAAGATACCATCGAGTTCAGGGCCAATGCCTTTAAAACAAAACCCAATGCTACTGCCGAAGACCTGTTAAAGAAAGTGCCGGGCGTACAGGTAGATAAGGAAGGCAATGTAAAAGCGCAGGGGGAAGATGTACAGAAAGTATATGTAGATGGCAAAGAGTTTTTCGGCAGCGATCCCAAACTGGCTACTAAAAATATTACCGCTGATATGATCGAATCTGTGCAGGTATTTGATGACATGAGCGATCAGGCCAAGTTTACCCGCATTGACGATGGCAGCCGTTCCAAAACCATTAACATCCGGTTGAAGAAAGATAGACGCAAGGGTTATTTCGGCCGGGCTGTAGTAGGCGGTGGTTATAGTGAGGAAGACAAGGATTTCCGTTATGACGGCAGCTTTAACTTCAGCCGCTTCAATGGCGATCGTCGTATTTCTATTCTTGGCCAGGCCAATAACATCAATAAACAAAGCTTCAGCTTCAATGATATTTCAGGTGGTGGCGGTGGTGGTGGCCGCGGCGGCTTCGGTGGTGGTGGATTCGGCGGAGGCGGCTTTGGCGGCGGAGGTTTTGGAGGAGGTGGATTTGGTGGTGGTGGCCGTGGTGGTGGTGGATTCGGCGCCCTCAGCAGCGGTGCCAGTGGCGGTATTACCAAAGCATTATCGGGCGGTATCAACTATACCGATAAATGGACGCCCAGGATGGATATCACCGGAAGTTATTTTTATTCCAATACGAATAACCATGCCGAGCAAACCATCCGGCGGGTGACCAACTTATCGGATGCGCAGGTGACAGATACCTCTTTCACCCAGAATGAGTACAGCGGCTCCGATACCAAAAATCAGAACCATCGTTTTAACATCCGGTATGAAGTGGCGATAGATTCCATGAACTCCCTTCTGTATACACCTACCGCTACGATACAGCGTTCGGAAACATTTACCAATCAACTTGATTCTATTTACCGGTATTCACCCAAAGCAGGACTTACCTATCTTTCCAATTCTTTTCAAACTACCAACTATAGTGAGCGCGAAAGTTATAATGTTAATAATAACCTGCTATACCGCAGAAAATTCCTCAAACCCGGCCGCACTTTAACACTGGGATTAAACAATAGCATTAATAACAGTGAAACAGATGGCCGTGTCCTTTCGCCCATCCTGTCTTATGACATGAGCGGGGATACCATCCAGCAAACCAGGCAGGATTTTATCAGTAACCTAAAAACGAAATCTACCAGCACTGTAGTAAGTTCTTCTTATACCGAACCCATCGGGCACAACAAGCTCATTGAATTGAACTATGCTTATACCAATAGCCACAGTACATCCGATAGAAAGGCTTTTGACCTGAACCCCACGAGTGGTAAGTATGAGGATGTTAACCTGGCACAGACCAACTATTTCGAGAATGACAATATAAAACACCGGACAGGGGCCAATTTCCGGGTCCAAACTACCAAGTACAACTTTCAGTTGGGCGGTGCTATGGAATTTTCTGAGCTCAACAGCCATACCATACGGCCGTTAACATCAAAAGACACGACCGTCAAACAAAGCTTTGTAAACTTTCAGCCCATTGCGCGCCTGAACTTTACGTTCTCCCGGACGAAGAACCTGCGCATCTCTTATATGGGCAGAACCAACCAGCCTACCGTTACCCAGTTGCAGGACGCACCCGACTTCTCCAACCTGTTGCAGGTAACCAATGGTAACCCCTTCCTGAAACAGGAGTACAACAACTTTGTGAATGTTAACTATAGCACTTTCAACGTGGCTACTTTCAGGTTCTTTTCTGCCAACCTGAACTTCAACAATACCAGCAACAAGATCGTGAACATGGTAGAAAACCTGCCCGACAAGTATAAAGAGATTGATACCGTTCCCGGCGCCCAGTACATCACGCCGGTTAACCTCAACGGCTCTTTCAGCACTTCTTCCTTTTTAACCCTGGGACTCCCCCTCAAAGGAAAGCTGAAAGGCAGTAACCTGAACTTTAACAGCAATGCTTCTTACAACCGTACTGCGGGTGTGCTCAATAAGAATAAATACTTTACCAATACACTGGCCATTACCCAAACTGCCGGCATCAACCTTGATATCAAGGGCCTCAATCTTGGTCTGAATGGCAGCTTCACCTATAACAACGTGGGCTATTCCGGCAATGTGACCTTCCAGGAGCAGAAGTATTATACGCAGGTGTATTCTGTAGACCTGAGCTATACCTTCCTGAAATCGCTGGTGTATTCTACTGACTTTGATTATACCATTACCACCGGCCGGGGCGAAGGCTATAACCAGAGCATTCCTTTATGGAACACCAGCCTGGCCATGCAGATCTTTAAAAAGAAGAATGGGGAGATCAAAGTATCGGTTAATGACCTGCTGAACCAGAACCAGAGCATTACCCGTACCGTGCAGGACAACTATATACAGGATTCCCGCTCCCTGGTGTTGAAACGCTATTTCATGCTCACTTTTACCTACAATCTTAACCGCTCCGGTGGTCCCAACCAGGGCGGACGTGGGGAAGGTGGTCCCAATATGCCGCGTCAGATCCAGCGTATGATGCGCAATTAA
- a CDS encoding DEAD/DEAH box helicase: MALPHLIKYVYTNGTDEVIRRGKKIHAIGYVELVDYDELTDSVVFRVKDDSYSTYYKVNIQKFKDPRTLSVRCACPYNLGDICRHEAAALIQLQEMLDKNMLKAEAVDYDQRHTVVKMKVIDLKTLRLLCSPESYTTAEKHLRTQRADIEYAKDEVVKATVNIEDKDWKVVIRKNEERNFDTSCEYEDRQHPLCLPKVIVFLQLLNAYGPFYFDTIRNWDKEKNKLLEAYGYSLSDNLEGKFEFTYKEGKPFLRVLDTSIKRITPPASAKPVSKPLPVEAEMPEQQRLEVGEAAVKIEVPAQRLGIVFNFNQQGYPGFSIDAVTGESNEDISAYVGKVEKVDLSKFINVDVYNDNDKHLIAPLRKMQEGEITKYLNRNSPFSGIWENIIHHEEDDLPEETKALMVEYLHPKLKKLFSDIAASPFVFYLNGKKVFKTENLHTVGVVTDHITPYFKIAVGKTQYEIECWVKLNGQHVPVTENALNSSLLFFYQDNLFLWNTAEEVNLVTRFHGKGKLSVPKNQWPEQLRQFVLPLTKEYHVEFDTSLISEIKEGDPEKRIILQEKGDYLVFQPLFSYKGFETKPGGKDELIIPDGDKVLIVHRDKEKEQQFIQKLEALHSNFIRPEGGQQLALKGNDVLKNNWFFLFVDAMKEMKVPVYGFEALKNFRFNTAKPQTKIHISSNTDWFDARVDILFGEQKVTVADVKKALANRQQFVQLNDGTLGILPEEWIKKYSLLFRVGEGKQNQLRLSKYHMSVIDELYDGRSEEELVLRLEEKYDQLKSFNKIKEIPVPEHLAHILRPYQEHGFHWLNYLAEIGWGGILADDMGLGKTVQALSYMHYYRKHHGKLKALVVCPTTLMFNWENEIKKFTPELTWYIHHGGERTRNKEQFSHAEVMITTYGTLRSDIKLLVDIPFDYVILDESQAIKNPASKVTRAACLLNAKHRICLSGTPLQNNTFDIFAQMNFLNPGMLGSIEFFRQEFAIPIDKFGEADRKDHLRKLLYPFILRRTKEQVAKDLPDKTETILYCEMDDEQRNIYDAYRNDFRDKILGTIEQQGIQRSQLTILQGLMKLRQICDSPAILNETEKFPNHSIKLEELGREITENISDHKALVFSQFLGMLALIREKLKELEVDYEYFDGSTSAIDREKAIQRFQNDKNCRVFLISLKAGGVGLNLTAADYVYIVDPWWNPAVEQQAIDRTHRIGQTKNIFAYRMICKDTIEDKILQLQDRKRLLAKDLITDDEGFVKSLTREDVEYLFS; encoded by the coding sequence ATGGCACTACCCCATCTCATAAAATATGTGTATACCAATGGCACAGATGAAGTAATCCGTCGCGGTAAAAAAATACATGCTATCGGGTATGTGGAATTGGTGGACTATGATGAGCTTACGGACTCTGTTGTTTTTCGGGTGAAAGACGATAGCTATTCCACCTACTACAAAGTCAATATCCAAAAGTTCAAAGATCCCCGCACCTTATCTGTCCGTTGCGCCTGCCCTTATAACCTGGGCGATATCTGTCGTCATGAGGCGGCCGCGCTCATCCAGTTGCAGGAAATGCTGGATAAGAACATGCTGAAAGCCGAGGCGGTGGATTATGACCAACGGCATACCGTGGTCAAAATGAAAGTCATTGACCTTAAAACGCTGCGCCTGCTTTGTTCTCCGGAAAGCTATACAACTGCCGAAAAACACCTGCGTACGCAAAGGGCTGATATTGAATATGCTAAAGACGAAGTGGTAAAGGCCACCGTCAATATCGAAGACAAGGACTGGAAAGTGGTCATCCGTAAAAATGAAGAGCGCAACTTCGATACCAGTTGTGAATATGAAGACCGCCAGCATCCACTCTGCCTGCCCAAGGTCATTGTATTCCTCCAATTGCTCAATGCCTATGGTCCCTTTTATTTTGATACCATCCGCAACTGGGACAAGGAAAAAAATAAACTGCTGGAAGCGTACGGCTACAGCCTGAGTGATAACCTGGAAGGGAAATTTGAATTTACCTATAAAGAGGGTAAACCCTTCCTGCGGGTACTGGATACCAGCATCAAGCGGATTACGCCACCGGCATCTGCCAAACCGGTTTCCAAACCGCTGCCTGTGGAGGCAGAAATGCCCGAGCAACAACGTCTTGAAGTCGGAGAAGCGGCAGTGAAAATAGAGGTACCTGCCCAGCGTCTCGGGATCGTGTTCAACTTTAACCAGCAGGGATACCCCGGCTTTTCTATTGATGCCGTAACCGGCGAATCCAATGAAGATATCTCGGCCTATGTGGGGAAAGTAGAAAAGGTCGACCTGTCGAAATTCATCAATGTAGACGTTTACAATGACAATGATAAACACCTGATCGCCCCGCTGCGGAAAATGCAGGAGGGGGAGATCACCAAATACCTCAACCGCAACTCTCCGTTCAGTGGCATTTGGGAAAACATCATTCACCATGAGGAAGATGACCTGCCCGAGGAAACCAAGGCCCTCATGGTGGAATACCTGCATCCAAAGCTCAAAAAACTGTTTTCAGATATTGCGGCCAGCCCCTTTGTATTCTATCTCAATGGTAAAAAGGTGTTCAAAACCGAGAACCTCCATACCGTTGGTGTGGTTACCGATCATATTACGCCCTATTTTAAAATAGCGGTCGGTAAAACCCAGTATGAAATAGAATGCTGGGTGAAGCTCAATGGCCAGCATGTGCCGGTTACAGAAAATGCGCTCAACAGCAGCCTGCTTTTCTTCTACCAGGACAATCTCTTCCTCTGGAATACCGCGGAAGAAGTGAACCTGGTTACCCGTTTTCATGGCAAGGGGAAACTCTCTGTTCCTAAAAACCAGTGGCCCGAGCAATTGCGCCAGTTTGTGCTGCCGCTGACCAAAGAATACCATGTTGAGTTTGATACATCGCTCATCAGTGAAATAAAAGAAGGCGATCCGGAAAAACGCATCATCCTGCAGGAAAAAGGCGATTACCTCGTATTCCAGCCCCTGTTCTCCTACAAGGGTTTTGAAACAAAGCCCGGTGGTAAGGATGAGCTCATCATTCCCGATGGCGATAAAGTGCTCATCGTGCACCGCGATAAGGAGAAGGAGCAGCAATTCATACAAAAGCTGGAAGCGCTGCATTCCAACTTCATCCGCCCGGAAGGTGGTCAGCAACTGGCGCTTAAAGGCAATGATGTGCTCAAGAACAACTGGTTCTTCCTTTTTGTAGATGCCATGAAGGAAATGAAAGTGCCGGTGTATGGATTTGAGGCGCTGAAGAACTTCCGTTTCAATACGGCCAAGCCGCAAACAAAGATCCACATCAGCAGCAATACCGACTGGTTCGATGCGCGGGTAGACATCCTGTTTGGCGAACAGAAAGTAACCGTGGCCGATGTAAAGAAAGCCCTGGCCAACCGCCAGCAGTTTGTACAACTCAATGATGGCACTCTCGGTATCCTGCCCGAGGAATGGATCAAGAAATACTCCTTGCTCTTCAGGGTAGGGGAAGGCAAGCAAAACCAGTTGCGCCTTTCCAAATACCATATGAGCGTTATTGATGAGCTGTATGACGGCCGCAGTGAAGAAGAACTGGTATTACGCCTCGAAGAGAAATACGATCAGCTAAAGAGCTTTAACAAGATCAAAGAAATACCGGTACCGGAGCACCTGGCGCATATCCTGCGCCCTTACCAGGAGCATGGCTTTCACTGGCTCAACTACCTGGCCGAGATCGGGTGGGGCGGTATCCTGGCCGATGACATGGGTTTGGGTAAAACCGTACAGGCTTTGTCTTACATGCATTACTACCGCAAGCACCACGGAAAACTGAAAGCCCTGGTAGTATGTCCTACCACCCTTATGTTCAACTGGGAAAATGAGATCAAGAAATTCACGCCGGAGCTTACCTGGTATATTCACCATGGTGGCGAGCGCACCCGTAATAAAGAGCAGTTTTCCCATGCAGAGGTCATGATCACGACTTACGGAACCCTACGCAGTGATATCAAACTGCTGGTGGATATTCCGTTCGACTATGTGATATTGGATGAATCGCAGGCCATTAAAAACCCTGCCAGCAAGGTTACCCGGGCAGCCTGCCTGCTCAATGCAAAGCACCGTATATGCCTCAGTGGTACTCCACTGCAGAATAATACCTTCGACATCTTTGCACAGATGAACTTTCTCAACCCGGGCATGCTGGGCAGCATAGAATTCTTCCGCCAGGAATTTGCTATACCCATTGATAAGTTCGGGGAAGCCGACCGCAAAGACCATTTGCGCAAGTTGCTCTATCCTTTCATCCTGCGCCGTACTAAAGAACAGGTGGCGAAGGACCTGCCCGATAAAACAGAGACCATCCTCTATTGTGAAATGGACGATGAGCAACGTAATATCTATGATGCTTACCGCAATGATTTCAGGGATAAGATACTTGGCACTATCGAGCAGCAGGGCATTCAACGTTCACAGCTCACCATCTTACAGGGGCTTATGAAACTGCGCCAGATCTGCGATTCGCCGGCCATCCTCAATGAAACAGAAAAGTTCCCCAACCATTCCATCAAGCTGGAAGAGCTGGGACGTGAGATCACAGAGAACATCAGCGACCACAAAGCGCTCGTATTTTCTCAGTTCCTCGGTATGCTGGCATTGATTAGGGAAAAACTGAAGGAGCTGGAGGTGGACTATGAATACTTTGATGGCAGCACTTCTGCTATTGACCGGGAAAAAGCCATCCAGCGTTTTCAGAATGATAAGAACTGCCGGGTATTCCTGATCTCGCTTAAAGCCGGTGGTGTGGGCTTGAACCTTACCGCGGCCGATTATGTGTACATCGTTGACCCCTGGTGGAACCCCGCTGTGGAACAACAGGCCATTGACCGTACACACCGGATTGGTCAAACGAAAAACATCTTTGCCTACCGCATGATCTGTAAGGATACTATTGAAGATAAGATCCTGCAGTTACAGGACAGGAAGCGGTTGCTGGCCAAAGACCTCATTACAGATGATGAAGGCTTCGTGAAGAGCCTTACCAGGGAAGATGTGGAATACCTGTTCAGCTAA